CGTATTTTATCGTCTCATTGCCAAAAGGATTGCGACCATTTAAGCGGTTAAAGACAATATCTTGAAAGTGATTGGTTGCCCAACCAAGATGACCTTGAATGCTTTTCTCTGGGATTTTAATCACATTGGCAATGGTTTTAAGATTCTCTTTTTGTTTCTCAGAGCGTTCAGCTTCAGGTTTATTAAGCCCTAGGCATTCATTGACTCTTTGTGTAAGATCGTCTTTACTCATCTTAGCATCTTTTGAAGCCAATCCTTGCCAAAGTGGATATTGCATCTCATTGGCACGTGGGTGATTTTCACAAATAGCTTGCCATACAACTCTTAGATCAAGTCTAAAATCATACGATTTTGTTCCTCCAGCTAAAACACCACTGGTGAGAAGAACAGCGTCAATTTTTGGCTGAACTTTTGAAAGTGGACCATCTACTTCAGCAGCACGTGCCGCAACACCACCACCCCATGACTGCCCATGTAAAATTACTTTTTTTGTCTTTCCTACAAGTTTAGATGCTATAGGTAAAAGGCGTGCAGTATCTTCAGCGGCTGACATAAGTGCCACACCACCTTGTCTGTATGAAGTGACAGCGAGTGCATTACCACTCCTGACCCAAATAGACCAACGTTCAAAATCTTCGATAGCACGTTCTGCTTTCGGAAGCTTTCCTAGTGCTGGACCTCCATGGGAATGCAGAACAAGATTGCCATTCCACTCTTTTGGCTTAGCAACCCAATAATAGGCACCCGCTTCATCTTGTCCTGCCCAACATATTGTACCAACGGGAAGGTGTTTGACTTCAGAAGGGCATGGTTGCTCTGTGGGTGCAGCAAAAGAAAAAGAGAGTGCGGTACTTGCTAAAAGACAGCTTTTGATTAAAATTGATGATAGGTTTGGTTTAGATTTCATGATAGATTGCTCCATATCGTTATGTTTTACACCCTTTGAGGCACCATAAAACTGCCTCAAAGGAACTTACAAAAAGGGTGTGTTAAAATTTATAGTTGGCTTTGAACCAAAGTTCTTCGCCTTTACCCGTTCCAGCTGCTGCTGTTTCTGCAGACTCGTCTCCTAAAATGGTATAAAGTAGTTCAGTCTCTAAGCCTTTAAGTGCACCAATAAATTTGTAACTGCCGTAAAAATCCGTAATGCTTTGATCGTTTTGATTTGCTGCTTTGGAAGCGACATCAAGCTGTGTATAGCGAGCACCTGCAGTTAAACCAATTTGTTTGAAGTTATAGTTTGCATCCACGGTGTAACCTGAAGTGTCTGAACTATAGGTTCCAACTCGGACTTGTTTACCTTTAACATAGTTCGGTTGTGCACCACCACCAAGTCCTGCTTTAACGCCTTTATTACCCGCATCATCGCTAATAGAAGAGTAGGCTACATAGGTTTTAAAATTACCATAGCCAAGGTTGAGCTTTACACCGTACATCGTTGCTTCCTCGTAGTGCTTCCAGTCAGTATAAAGATAATTTGCTGCTATACCATAGTCAAAATTGTTGTATTTGTTGGTGTATTCAGCTTCAAAGTAGTAGTCTTCATAGCCTTGAATACGACTGCTTGCTGTTGAACCTTTTGAGTCATCATCAAAGGTTAAGTATTGGAAGGTGAGTTCAACATTGGGGATAGATTTGTTAATCACCATCGCGGTATAAGCGTAATCATGGTCTTTATTGAGCTCTTCAAACTGGCCAACACCACCATCTCCATCAGCTCTATCTTGAAATTTAGTAACAGCACCTACCATAACGCTGGTATCAGGTAAGTCTGTATTGGTAATCAATGCTCCTTCAAATGATTGAGTAATCATACGCGATGTACTACTCCCAATGAGAGGCGTTTTAATAAATTGACGACCAATTTTTGCGGTTGTTTTGCCAATGGTATAGTTAACATACGCTTCTGAGAGTTGAGTACCAGAGCCATAGAGGTCATCATTTTGGTTCGTTCCAAAGACCTCTTTTGCTTCATCGTCAGCAAAAGGAGCCGCACTGGTTTGTGTTGTAAACCCTAAACTAAGGCCGTAAAAAGTACCTGTGTTATAGCGTAATTGCATACCTGTCAAAAAAATATCAGAGCTTGAATTTGCAAGATCTTTGTCACGGTCAATGTACCATGCACGGAGTTCTCCGCTAATTTTACCCTCTTTAAATGCGTCAGCAAGAGTATCTGCTGCAAATGAACTGGTCATAAGACCAGCAACGACGATAGCCGCCAAACTAAGTTTAGCTAATTTCATACCTTTCTCCTTATGTGAAATAATTCTGGGGACAAGAGAAGTGTAGAAGAAAAAAGTTTCTGGAAAGTCGCTTTTTGACCCTTTACAAAAAATGATTTCATCGAATGGTTTAAAGAAGATTTTACATGTAAAAAAGTGATTAAAAAAAGAGTTTTTAGGATAAAAGAATGCGGTAACCAACCCCTGAGATATTTTCAATGGCTTCTTTTCCTATTTTGGTACGCAGTTTATTGACAAGGCTTTTAAAGGCACTTTCACTTCCCATATCCTCTTCCCAAAGAGTTGTTTGAATCTCTTCCTTGGAGGTCATACGGCTTTTGTTGGAGATAAGCTGATCCAAAAGTTTGACCTCTTTTGCCGTAAGAGGATGTATTTCATTATGAAAAGTGATACTACGTTGTTGATAAGAATAAATAGCACCTGTAATAAATTGCACGCTCAGTATTTTGTTCTGAACTATTTTTCGAGCAGCGCTTTTCAGGGTTTTTTCTAAAATAGTGAAGTCGATAGGTTTAGTAAGATAATCGACCAAAGAGAGCTTCACTGCTTCAAAAAGATATTCTTTATCGGTATAAGCGCTCAAAAGAAAGATTTGTGATTTTTCGTCAAATTGGCGTATCCATTTGACAAACTCAATACCATTGATACCCGGTAAATTAATATCGCAAATAATAATATCAGGATGAAAGATCTCATATATTTTCATTGCTTCTTCGGCAGATTCAACGGCTAAGATAGTGTTGCTAAAGTAATGAAGAACTTTGGATATAGTTGCACGAATCGAAGCATCATCTTCGATGTAGAGAATATGAAGCGATTTCAGTGTTGTTTGCAGTGAAAAATCGTTATCTATGTGGTATATTGACATCTCTAATTCCTTTATATCTTAATACAATCCAACCATCTTCCACCAAGCTAAACCCACTACAATAAAAATAAACTGATTAAGTAAATTGATTATAAATCCAGCACTTAACCACTCTTTTTTACTGACATACCCTGAATCAAAAAGTATCACACCTCTCGCATGAGTATAAGGTGTAAGTGACCCGTATAAACTACTGGAAAATCCCAAAAGTAAGGCTAATGGATAGATGGGAATGCCCAATTTGACGCCTACGCCTAAAAAAACAACGTATAAAGCCGCTACTTGTGCCGTACCGCTGGCAAAAAAGTAGTGGGTGTAGGTGTAAATAGCATTCAGTACGACTAAGATAATGACCCAGTGCATAGAAGTCATACCGTAAAGATGTTCCCCAACCATAGAGCCAAACCATTTAGTGAAGCCCAATTTATGTAAAAATTCTGCCATCATCAACAAAGCAGAGAGCCAGATAAGCGTATCCCATGCTGTTTTCTCACCTTTAATATCATCCCAACTCAACACACCTGTAACAATCAGTGTAGAAAGACCGATAAGGGCTGTTGTCGTCGCGTGAATGCCAAAATTGGCACCAAAAATCCAAAGGATTAAGACGCCTAAAAAAGTAAAGCCCATGATGAATTCATTACGAGAAAAAGCCCCTTTTTTGATGAGTTCATATGTGGCAAAACGATGTGCTTCTCGTGACTCTTCAATACGAGGCTTCATAATGAAATAAAGCGCAATAGGCACAAAAAATAAAGAGACCAGTGCAGGTATACTTGCAGCAATAAACCAATCCCCCCAGCTTAGCTGAACACCAAAACTACTGGCAAATTTAACAATAAGTGGATTTGCCGCATAGGCTGTAATAAAGAGCGTTCCTGTGATGTCATTGATATGACTTATACACATAATGAGGTAAGCGCCCATTTTGTGGCGACTTGGATCATTGGGGTATGATTTGAACGTATGGGCTAATGCCGTCGTAATAGGATAAATGATACCACCCGAACGTGCCGTACTGCTGGGTGTTGCAGGGGCTAAGATAAGATCGGCTAAAGAGAGTGCATAGGCAAGCCCAAGGGTTCGTTTGCCAAAATAGCGAATCATAAGAAGCGCAATGCGTTCACCAAGCCCCGTTTTAATAAACCCTTTTGCCATAAAAAATGCAATTACAATGAGCCAAATAAGATCACTGTTGAACCCACTTAAAGCATCCGTAACTGCTTTTTTGGATGAGATGGCTCCGGCAGCTCCGGTGATCGCAAAAATGGTGATACCCAAAACACCAATGGCTCCCATAGGCATGACATTGAACATAATTGCTGTGATAGTACTCAGAAAGATAATAAGTGTGTGCCATGAGTGTAATTCTATGGCGTCTGGTCTAATAAACCATGCAATAGATGCAATAAGTGCAATGGTAAAAAGAGGGATGATTTTGACAGTATCCTGCATCTTTAATCCTTACATGTAAAAGAAGGTAGCGTTATTATAAGCAAAAAAAGTCGCTAATAAGCTTTTTTTTGTTTGTATGTTATGATAATCGCTATGAAGCGATTCTCCTATTTTGTGTTCACATTGGCTTTAATGTCATCTGCTCTGTTGGCTGGAACTGAAACGTTTTTAAATAAAAAAGAGAAAGCCTACATTGATGCAAAACCCATTTTAAACGTTTACGTAGAACCTGATGTCTACTCTTACAGTTACACGTATGATAATTATCTCAATGGCTATGCTATTCACTATTTACGGCTTTTAGCCAAAAAACTCGATGTTGATCTTCGTTTTATAACCGATATAACACGAGAGGAAGCTAAAAAACGGCTTGATTCTGGAGCGTTAGATGTAGCGCTTTTCCCTACCTTTGAGCCTTTGGATGACAATGCCTTCCAGTTTAGTAAATTTCCTATAGGCGTTTTGCAACCTGCCTTGCTTATGCCTAAAATTTATCAATTATCCCCCACCTTAGAATCCATTGAAAAATTACGTATTGTGATGTTAAAGGATGATGCATTTGCTTCCACCATCAAAGACAAAAATCCCGATGCAACCATAGAGATTGTCAATACTATTGAAGAGGCTGTTTTAAGAGTTGCTGAGCAAGAAGCTGATCTTGCTATTGGCTTACATGAAATTTTTACAGCACATCTTGAGTCTAAAATGATCACTTCTTTGCAAAGTATTCCGCTTCGCAATAATGCAGATTTTCCGATGGTCAAGATATTTTTAACCACAGCTAAAGAAAATATTGTTTTTATCTCAATTTTGAATAAAGCTATGGCAGAAATTGATTATAAAGAACTTGTATTTGCTCGAAATCGCTTTTTCCCTTCCGATTCATTTCGCCAAACCAATATTAAAGTACCACTGAGCAAAGAAGAGAAATTTTTCTTGATGGGACAGCATGTTTTACAGTTCTGTGCCATTCCAAACAGCCTTCCTTACGGAGATATTGTACAAAATCGTTACGAAGGTATTGGGTCTGATGTGATAGCCCTTTTAGAAAAAAATTTAGACATTCCTATCCAACTTGTTCCCACACACTCAAAAGAGGAGTCTGTGCAAAAACTGCTTAGTAAAAAATGTGATTTTATTGCAATGGCGAGTGAAACATCGGGCACTGATTTACAAATGGCGTTTACTTCTGCTATTTTGCAGGTTCCTCTTGTTGTTTTAACAACCGATGATAGGCTTTATGTTTCTGATTTTAAAGAGATTGCAGATCGCTCTTTTGCGATACAAAAAGAGCATCCCATGATTGCTTCGCTACAAGCAGTGTACCCTTCACTCAAGCTTACCTTGGTCAATACTGAAATTGAAGGATTGAAATTGGTAGAAGAGGGAATTCAGTATGGGTTTATAACCTCTAATTTTACGGTTTCGCATCTTTTTGCGTATCACATTGCCAATAATCTTAAAGTCTCTGCTCAAATTCCTCTTAAGATGCCCGTTGGTTTTGCGCTTTTGGCTGAAAATCAACTGCTTTATTCCATTTTAGAGCAATCTATGCAGAGTGTTTTGAGTGGTGAAATAGAGCATTTAATTCTAAAATGGGTTCCTGATCGTTCTCCTAAGGGATTTGATTACACTGTAATCTTGCAGTTAGTGTTCTTATTTATGCTTTTCTCTGTCATTGCGTTTATCCTTTATTTCGAGGTGAGACTGAAAAAAAGCCGCTTGGAAGAGGCAACACAATCTCTTGATATCCTCAATCATGAGTTAGAATCAAGAATTAAAAAAGAGGTTGAGATCAGCCGTGAAAAAGATATGGTGATGTACCGCCAAAGCAGATTTGCAAGTATGGGTGAGATGATAGGCAATATCGCCCATCAATGGCGCCAGCCTTTAATGGAGTTATCGGCTATTTTGATGGATTTACAAGCGGCGATTCACTTTAAAAAAAAGGTGACAGAACATGGAATAATTGATACAATTAACGCTTCAAACCGGGTTATTCAGTTTATGTCCCATACGATTGATGACTTTAGAAACTTCTTTTCACCACAAAAAGAACTAAGTGCTTTTTGCATTAACGAAGTGGTTGCAGAAGCTATTAACATCATGAAAGCAAC
Above is a genomic segment from Sulfurospirillum halorespirans DSM 13726 containing:
- a CDS encoding OprD family outer membrane porin, which encodes MKLAKLSLAAIVVAGLMTSSFAADTLADAFKEGKISGELRAWYIDRDKDLANSSSDIFLTGMQLRYNTGTFYGLSLGFTTQTSAAPFADDEAKEVFGTNQNDDLYGSGTQLSEAYVNYTIGKTTAKIGRQFIKTPLIGSSTSRMITQSFEGALITNTDLPDTSVMVGAVTKFQDRADGDGGVGQFEELNKDHDYAYTAMVINKSIPNVELTFQYLTFDDDSKGSTASSRIQGYEDYYFEAEYTNKYNNFDYGIAANYLYTDWKHYEEATMYGVKLNLGYGNFKTYVAYSSISDDAGNKGVKAGLGGGAQPNYVKGKQVRVGTYSSDTSGYTVDANYNFKQIGLTAGARYTQLDVASKAANQNDQSITDFYGSYKFIGALKGLETELLYTILGDESAETAAAGTGKGEELWFKANYKF
- a CDS encoding response regulator transcription factor — protein: MSIYHIDNDFSLQTTLKSLHILYIEDDASIRATISKVLHYFSNTILAVESAEEAMKIYEIFHPDIIICDINLPGINGIEFVKWIRQFDEKSQIFLLSAYTDKEYLFEAVKLSLVDYLTKPIDFTILEKTLKSAARKIVQNKILSVQFITGAIYSYQQRSITFHNEIHPLTAKEVKLLDQLISNKSRMTSKEEIQTTLWEEDMGSESAFKSLVNKLRTKIGKEAIENISGVGYRILLS
- a CDS encoding DASS family sodium-coupled anion symporter, which codes for MQDTVKIIPLFTIALIASIAWFIRPDAIELHSWHTLIIFLSTITAIMFNVMPMGAIGVLGITIFAITGAAGAISSKKAVTDALSGFNSDLIWLIVIAFFMAKGFIKTGLGERIALLMIRYFGKRTLGLAYALSLADLILAPATPSSTARSGGIIYPITTALAHTFKSYPNDPSRHKMGAYLIMCISHINDITGTLFITAYAANPLIVKFASSFGVQLSWGDWFIAASIPALVSLFFVPIALYFIMKPRIEESREAHRFATYELIKKGAFSRNEFIMGFTFLGVLILWIFGANFGIHATTTALIGLSTLIVTGVLSWDDIKGEKTAWDTLIWLSALLMMAEFLHKLGFTKWFGSMVGEHLYGMTSMHWVIILVVLNAIYTYTHYFFASGTAQVAALYVVFLGVGVKLGIPIYPLALLLGFSSSLYGSLTPYTHARGVILFDSGYVSKKEWLSAGFIINLLNQFIFIVVGLAWWKMVGLY
- a CDS encoding ATP-binding protein, coding for MKRFSYFVFTLALMSSALLAGTETFLNKKEKAYIDAKPILNVYVEPDVYSYSYTYDNYLNGYAIHYLRLLAKKLDVDLRFITDITREEAKKRLDSGALDVALFPTFEPLDDNAFQFSKFPIGVLQPALLMPKIYQLSPTLESIEKLRIVMLKDDAFASTIKDKNPDATIEIVNTIEEAVLRVAEQEADLAIGLHEIFTAHLESKMITSLQSIPLRNNADFPMVKIFLTTAKENIVFISILNKAMAEIDYKELVFARNRFFPSDSFRQTNIKVPLSKEEKFFLMGQHVLQFCAIPNSLPYGDIVQNRYEGIGSDVIALLEKNLDIPIQLVPTHSKEESVQKLLSKKCDFIAMASETSGTDLQMAFTSAILQVPLVVLTTDDRLYVSDFKEIADRSFAIQKEHPMIASLQAVYPSLKLTLVNTEIEGLKLVEEGIQYGFITSNFTVSHLFAYHIANNLKVSAQIPLKMPVGFALLAENQLLYSILEQSMQSVLSGEIEHLILKWVPDRSPKGFDYTVILQLVFLFMLFSVIAFILYFEVRLKKSRLEEATQSLDILNHELESRIKKEVEISREKDMVMYRQSRFASMGEMIGNIAHQWRQPLMELSAILMDLQAAIHFKKKVTEHGIIDTINASNRVIQFMSHTIDDFRNFFSPQKELSAFCINEVVAEAINIMKATLHHHRIALEVVEHLPNAMAYGLKNEYAQVIINLISNAKDILTVRAVAKGRIIIEIDQNAEYSKVSVIDNAGGIKDEDFSHIFEPFFTKEKSNGTGIGLFMSRMIIENNMKGIITVGNVDNGVAFCVTVPRPHNV